In Actinomadura luzonensis, a single window of DNA contains:
- the sucD gene encoding succinate--CoA ligase subunit alpha, which produces MAIWLTENSKIIVQGMTGGEGTKHTRRMLASGAKVVGGVNARKAGITHEGLPVFGTVKEAMEQTGADVSVVFVPPAHAKAAVKEAVDAEIPLCVVITEGIPVHDSTEFWAYAVAKGGKTRIIGPNCPGIASPGASNAGIIPADITTAGRIGLVSKSGTLTYQLMYELRDIGFSTCVGIGGDPVIGTTHIDALQAFQDDPDTDAIVMIGEIGGDAEERAAAYIEQHVTKPVVAYVAGFTAPEGKTMGHAGAIVSGSAGTAQAKKEALEKVGVRVGKTPSETARLMREVMQSR; this is translated from the coding sequence ATGGCCATCTGGCTGACGGAGAACAGCAAGATCATCGTCCAGGGCATGACCGGCGGCGAGGGCACCAAGCACACCCGCCGCATGCTCGCCTCGGGCGCCAAGGTCGTCGGCGGCGTCAACGCCCGCAAGGCCGGCATCACCCACGAGGGCCTGCCGGTGTTCGGCACGGTCAAGGAGGCCATGGAGCAGACCGGCGCCGACGTGTCGGTCGTCTTCGTGCCCCCGGCCCACGCCAAGGCCGCCGTCAAGGAGGCCGTGGACGCCGAGATCCCGCTCTGCGTGGTCATCACCGAGGGCATCCCGGTGCACGACTCCACCGAGTTCTGGGCCTACGCCGTCGCCAAGGGCGGCAAGACCCGCATCATCGGCCCCAACTGCCCCGGCATCGCCTCGCCCGGCGCCTCCAACGCCGGCATCATCCCCGCCGACATCACCACCGCCGGCCGCATCGGCCTGGTCTCGAAGTCCGGCACGCTGACCTACCAGCTCATGTACGAGCTGCGCGACATCGGCTTCTCCACCTGCGTCGGCATCGGCGGCGATCCGGTCATCGGCACCACGCACATCGACGCGCTCCAGGCGTTCCAGGACGACCCCGACACCGACGCCATCGTCATGATCGGCGAGATCGGCGGCGACGCCGAGGAGCGGGCCGCGGCCTACATCGAGCAGCACGTCACCAAGCCCGTCGTCGCCTACGTGGCCGGCTTCACCGCGCCCGAGGGCAAGACCATGGGCCACGCCGGGGCCATCGTGTCCGGCTCGGCCGGCACCGCCCAGGCCAAGAAGGAAGCCCTGGAGAAGGTCGGCGTCCGCGTCGGCAAGACCCCTTCGGAGACCGCCCGCCTCATGCGCGAGGTCATGCAGTCCCGCTGA
- the sucC gene encoding ADP-forming succinate--CoA ligase subunit beta — MDLFEHQAKELFADYGIPVPRGIVANTVEEVRAAAEELTGRVVVKAQVKTGGRGKAGGVKVADDAADAVEKATAILGMDIKGHTVHKVLVEEASAIAEEYYFSFLLDRANRTFLAICSAAGGMDIEEVAHTTPEKVAKVPVSALDGVGRDKAREIAQAGGLPEKALDGAAELIEKLWHCFVDEDATLVEVNPMILAADGQVKALDGKVTLDDNAAFRQPDHEALADKAAEDPLEARAKEKDLNYVKLDGDVGIIGNGAGLVMSTLDVVAYAGQEFPGKPSPANFLDIGGGASAEVMAAGLEIILSDPDVKSIFVNVFGGITACDAVANGIVAAFKLLESRGEAVTHPLVVRLDGNNAQLGRQILADAALPRVELVDTMDEAAKRAAELAAVGA; from the coding sequence GTGGACCTGTTCGAACATCAGGCGAAGGAACTCTTCGCTGACTACGGCATCCCGGTGCCGCGCGGCATCGTCGCCAACACCGTGGAGGAGGTGCGGGCGGCCGCCGAGGAGCTGACCGGCCGCGTCGTCGTCAAGGCCCAGGTCAAGACCGGTGGCCGCGGCAAGGCCGGCGGCGTGAAGGTGGCCGACGACGCCGCCGACGCCGTCGAGAAGGCCACCGCCATCCTCGGCATGGACATCAAGGGCCACACGGTCCACAAGGTGCTCGTGGAGGAGGCCAGCGCGATCGCGGAGGAGTACTACTTCTCCTTCCTGCTCGACCGGGCGAACCGTACCTTCCTCGCGATCTGCTCCGCCGCCGGCGGCATGGACATCGAAGAGGTCGCCCACACCACCCCGGAGAAGGTCGCCAAGGTGCCGGTCTCGGCACTCGACGGCGTCGGCCGCGACAAGGCCCGCGAGATCGCGCAGGCCGGCGGCCTGCCGGAGAAGGCGCTCGACGGGGCCGCCGAGCTCATCGAGAAGCTCTGGCACTGCTTCGTCGACGAGGACGCCACCCTCGTCGAGGTCAACCCCATGATCCTCGCCGCCGACGGCCAGGTGAAGGCGCTCGACGGCAAGGTCACGCTCGACGACAACGCCGCCTTCCGCCAGCCCGACCACGAGGCCCTGGCCGACAAGGCCGCCGAGGACCCGCTGGAGGCGCGGGCCAAGGAGAAGGACCTCAACTACGTCAAGCTCGACGGCGACGTCGGCATCATCGGCAACGGCGCGGGCCTGGTCATGTCCACCCTCGACGTCGTCGCCTACGCCGGTCAGGAGTTCCCCGGCAAGCCGTCCCCGGCCAACTTCCTCGACATCGGCGGCGGCGCGTCCGCCGAGGTCATGGCGGCCGGCCTGGAGATCATCCTCTCCGACCCCGACGTCAAGTCGATCTTCGTGAACGTCTTCGGCGGCATCACCGCCTGCGACGCCGTCGCCAACGGCATCGTCGCGGCGTTCAAGCTGCTCGAGAGCCGCGGCGAGGCCGTGACCCACCCGCTGGTGGTCCGCCTCGACGGCAACAACGCCCAGCTCGGGCGGCAGATCCTGGCCGACGCCGCGCTCCCGCGGGTCGAGCTGGTCGACACGATGGACGAGGCGGCCAAGCGCGCCGCCGAGCTCGCTGCGGTAGGTGCGTGA
- a CDS encoding glutamate--cysteine ligase — MGRDVPVVVFSREDRRKYREKVRRCLDVFAQMLRESRFEVERPLAGLEIELNLVNERGEAAMCNAEVLAAIERPDWATELGQFNIEINIEPQELGGDGPLRLEDDVRARLNHAEERASSQGGHLMLVGILPTLRERDVEEGSLSANPRYRLLNEQIFAARGEDLHLCIEGVERLDTHADSITPEAACTSVQLHLQVSPEAFAAHWNAAQAIAGAQVAVAANSPYLFGKELHEETRIALFEQATDTRPAELKAQGVRPRVWFGERWITSVFDLFEENVTYYPALLPLCEDEDPRAELERGRIPQLHELTLHNGTIYRWNRPVYAVVDGMPHLRVENRVLPAGPTVADIAANAAFYYGLMRMLPYDERPVWSRMSFRAAEDNLAAAARLGLDARLYWPGLGEVPASELILRRLLPLAYEGLDRWGVHRPVADRLLGIIEQRCLTGMTGAGWQVRRVRAEGGDRHEALRAMTLDYLGRMHTNEPVHTWEV, encoded by the coding sequence ATGGGCAGGGACGTACCCGTCGTTGTGTTCAGCCGCGAGGACCGCCGGAAGTACCGCGAGAAGGTGCGGCGGTGTCTCGACGTCTTCGCCCAGATGTTGCGCGAGTCCCGCTTCGAGGTCGAGCGGCCCCTCGCCGGCCTGGAGATCGAGCTCAACCTCGTCAACGAGCGCGGCGAGGCCGCCATGTGCAACGCCGAGGTGCTGGCCGCCATCGAGCGGCCCGACTGGGCGACCGAGCTGGGCCAGTTCAACATCGAGATCAACATCGAGCCCCAGGAGCTGGGCGGCGACGGGCCGCTGCGGCTGGAGGACGACGTACGCGCCCGGCTGAACCACGCCGAGGAGCGCGCGAGCTCCCAGGGCGGGCACCTGATGCTGGTCGGCATCCTCCCCACCCTGCGCGAGCGCGACGTCGAGGAAGGCTCGCTGTCGGCCAACCCCCGCTACCGGCTGCTCAACGAGCAGATCTTCGCCGCCCGCGGCGAGGACCTGCACCTGTGCATCGAGGGCGTCGAACGCCTCGACACCCACGCCGACAGCATCACGCCGGAGGCCGCCTGCACCAGCGTCCAGCTCCACCTGCAGGTCAGCCCCGAGGCGTTCGCCGCGCACTGGAACGCCGCGCAGGCGATCGCGGGCGCGCAGGTCGCCGTCGCGGCCAACTCCCCCTACCTGTTCGGCAAGGAGCTGCACGAGGAGACCAGGATCGCGCTGTTCGAGCAGGCCACGGACACGCGGCCGGCCGAGCTGAAGGCGCAGGGCGTACGGCCCCGCGTGTGGTTCGGGGAGCGGTGGATCACCAGCGTCTTCGACCTGTTCGAGGAGAACGTCACCTACTATCCCGCGCTGCTCCCCCTCTGCGAGGACGAGGACCCGCGCGCCGAGCTGGAACGGGGCCGCATCCCGCAGCTCCACGAGCTGACCCTGCACAACGGCACGATCTACCGCTGGAACCGGCCCGTGTACGCGGTCGTGGACGGCATGCCGCACCTGCGCGTGGAGAACCGCGTCCTGCCCGCCGGGCCCACCGTCGCCGACATCGCCGCGAACGCCGCCTTCTACTACGGCCTGATGCGCATGCTGCCGTACGACGAGCGGCCGGTCTGGAGCCGCATGTCCTTCCGCGCCGCCGAGGACAACCTGGCCGCCGCCGCCCGGCTCGGCCTTGACGCGCGCCTTTACTGGCCGGGGCTCGGCGAGGTGCCCGCCTCCGAGCTGATCCTGCGCCGGCTGCTGCCGCTGGCGTACGAGGGGCTGGACCGGTGGGGCGTGCACCGTCCCGTCGCCGACCGGCTGCTCGGCATCATCGAGCAACGCTGCCTCACCGGGATGACGGGGGCCGGCTGGCAGGTGCGGCGGGTGCGCGCGGAGGGCGGTGACCGGCACGAGGCGCTGCGGGCGATGACGCTCGACTACCTCGGGCGGATGCATACGAATGAGCCCGTGCACACCTGGGAAGTCTGA
- a CDS encoding neutral zinc metallopeptidase, which translates to MLALASSLLSCGVSRAPSMDPQGDDSFDDDLRAARTLTEQFWKQQFDQLGRTYQPINDFIPYSGSSGPSCDGQPAVPNNAFYCPAGHFIAFDRDWLEGLWSEMGDGSVYVVIPHEFGHSIQAQLRSGFELNVQAELQADCYAGGTLSALVGSGALRAQEGDEDELLLSLAAAGDPSDDWLNPAAHGTGEQRQSSFARGYRSGVDAC; encoded by the coding sequence GTGCTCGCGCTGGCGTCGTCCCTGCTGTCCTGCGGCGTGTCCCGGGCGCCGTCCATGGATCCGCAGGGGGACGACTCCTTCGACGACGACCTCCGCGCCGCGCGGACGCTGACCGAGCAGTTCTGGAAGCAGCAGTTCGACCAGCTCGGCCGGACATATCAGCCGATCAACGACTTCATCCCCTACTCCGGCTCCTCGGGGCCGAGCTGCGACGGCCAGCCCGCCGTCCCGAACAACGCCTTCTACTGCCCCGCCGGCCACTTCATCGCCTTCGACCGCGACTGGCTGGAAGGGCTGTGGAGCGAGATGGGCGACGGGTCGGTGTACGTGGTCATCCCGCACGAGTTCGGGCACTCGATCCAGGCCCAGCTCCGCTCCGGCTTCGAGCTGAACGTCCAGGCCGAGCTGCAGGCCGACTGCTACGCGGGCGGCACCCTGTCCGCCCTGGTCGGCTCGGGCGCGCTGCGCGCCCAGGAAGGCGACGAGGACGAGCTGCTGCTCAGCCTGGCGGCGGCCGGCGACCCCTCTGACGACTGGCTCAACCCGGCCGCGCACGGGACCGGCGAGCAGCGGCAGTCGTCGTTCGCGCGGGGGTACCGGAGCGGGGTGGACGCCTGCTGA
- a CDS encoding WhiB family transcriptional regulator has protein sequence MPLEEIGWLRRGACRSSDPDLFFPLAPSPLQEARAKAVCAGCQVLEECRSYALRAGESEGIWGGLTPQERRRSRFPAGWRDSAAAS, from the coding sequence ATGCCACTGGAGGAGATCGGCTGGCTGCGCCGGGGGGCGTGCAGGTCCAGCGACCCTGACCTCTTCTTCCCCCTCGCCCCCTCGCCGTTGCAGGAAGCGCGCGCCAAAGCGGTCTGCGCGGGCTGCCAGGTGCTGGAGGAGTGCCGCTCGTACGCGTTACGGGCCGGCGAGTCGGAGGGCATCTGGGGCGGGCTCACGCCACAGGAGCGGCGCCGGTCCCGCTTCCCGGCCGGCTGGCGCGACTCCGCCGCCGCCTCCTGA
- a CDS encoding CPBP family intramembrane glutamic endopeptidase: MILPSVAVLAAANILNNKVAPRLGPLTSTLATAALVAMARRSGLSWQEMGFEHGRRGAIAGGALAAAVAAVYAAGVALPRTRPLFHDERALSLSRARVLEEALVQVPLGTVLLEEVGFRGALYAMLRRRHGTVAATATSSALFGLWHILPAVDMARANPALGALTAGEAPGRLDTARVVAGSVVSTAAAGVLFCELRRRRGLLTPVMLHLSTNSLGYLFARIAGKKKKEVTGAA; encoded by the coding sequence GTGATCCTCCCTTCGGTAGCCGTGCTCGCCGCCGCCAACATCCTGAACAACAAGGTCGCCCCCCGCCTGGGCCCCCTGACGTCCACGCTCGCCACGGCCGCGCTCGTCGCGATGGCGCGCAGGTCCGGCCTGTCGTGGCAGGAGATGGGGTTCGAGCACGGCCGCCGCGGCGCGATCGCGGGCGGCGCGCTGGCGGCGGCGGTGGCCGCCGTCTACGCGGCCGGGGTCGCGCTGCCCCGGACGCGGCCGCTGTTCCACGACGAGCGCGCCCTGTCGTTGTCGCGGGCCCGCGTGCTGGAGGAGGCGCTGGTCCAGGTGCCGCTCGGCACGGTGCTGCTGGAGGAGGTCGGCTTCCGGGGCGCCCTGTACGCCATGCTGCGCCGCCGGCACGGCACGGTGGCGGCCACGGCCACGTCCTCGGCGCTGTTCGGGCTGTGGCACATCCTGCCGGCCGTTGACATGGCCCGGGCCAACCCCGCGCTCGGCGCCCTGACCGCGGGCGAGGCGCCCGGGCGCCTGGACACGGCGCGGGTGGTGGCGGGCAGCGTGGTGTCGACGGCGGCGGCGGGCGTGCTGTTCTGCGAGCTGCGGCGGCGCCGCGGCCTGCTGACGCCCGTGATGCTGCATCTGTCGACGAACTCCCTGGGTTACCTGTTCGCCAGGATTGCCGGGAAGAAGAAGAAGGAGGTCACAGGAGCGGCGTGA
- a CDS encoding PIG-L deacetylase family protein — protein sequence MLPEAEINRVLVVTAHPDDVDFGSAGSVALFADRGVEVTYLLVTDGDAGGNERTLDNTGMAELRRAEQRAAAKAVGVTDVRFLGYPDGQVVQSLELRRSIARVIRQVRPDLVLTHHPDRNYRFIAPSHPDHRAVGGATLDAVYPDARNPYAYPELLLEEGLEAWTVREVWLTGGSSPDHWVDITDVIDRKLAALQAHVSQVAHVEGFAENVKSRFAAWAEQAGLGPGRYAEAFQVVSTA from the coding sequence ATGCTGCCGGAGGCCGAGATCAACCGGGTGCTCGTCGTCACCGCGCATCCCGACGACGTCGACTTCGGCTCGGCGGGGAGCGTGGCGCTCTTCGCGGACCGGGGCGTGGAGGTCACGTACCTGCTGGTCACGGACGGCGACGCGGGCGGCAACGAGCGCACCCTGGACAACACGGGCATGGCCGAGCTGCGCCGCGCCGAGCAGCGCGCCGCCGCCAAGGCGGTGGGCGTGACGGACGTGCGCTTCCTCGGCTACCCCGACGGTCAGGTGGTGCAGTCGCTGGAGCTGCGGCGCTCCATCGCCCGCGTGATCCGCCAGGTGCGTCCCGACCTCGTGCTCACCCACCACCCCGACCGCAACTACCGCTTCATCGCCCCGAGCCACCCCGACCACCGCGCCGTCGGCGGCGCCACCCTGGACGCCGTCTACCCCGACGCCCGCAACCCGTACGCCTACCCCGAGCTGCTGCTGGAGGAGGGCCTGGAGGCGTGGACCGTCCGCGAGGTCTGGCTGACCGGCGGCTCGTCCCCCGACCACTGGGTGGACATCACGGACGTCATCGACCGCAAGCTCGCCGCCCTTCAGGCGCACGTGAGCCAGGTGGCGCACGTGGAGGGGTTCGCCGAGAACGTCAAGAGCCGCTTCGCCGCCTGGGCCGAGCAGGCCGGCCTCGGCCCCGGCCGCTACGCCGAGGCCTTCCAGGTGGTCTCCACGGCGTGA
- the pcrA gene encoding DNA helicase PcrA: protein MLDGLNPQQREAVIHHGSPLLIVAGAGSGKTRVLTHRIAYLLAERDVHPGEILAITFTNKAAKEMKERIDKLIGPRSRAMWVMTFHSACMRILRREAKRLGFPSSFSIYDQADSQRLMAMVCREMDLDPKRYPPRSFSAQVSNFKNELIDYETALDKAGSHLEKTLAQAYKSYQLKLTEAGAMDFDDIIMNTVTLFQLFPEVAEHYRMRFRHVLVDEYQDTNHAQYVLIRELVGHPELRTADGEQVRSGADQSELCVVGDADQSIYAFRGATIRNILEFERDYPDARTILLEQNYRSTQNILAAANAVIARNESRKPKNLWSDQGDGPKIVGYVADNEHDEAMFVAQEVDRLSDEEDVKPGEVAVFYRTNAASRVFEEIFIRTGLPYKVVGGVRFYERKEVKDLLAYLRVLANPGDVVSLRRILNVPKRGIGERAEAMVEALASRERITYWEALRRADEAYGMATRSLNAVREFVAMLEELMAKAAGVPPSALAEEVLVATGYRAELEASEDPQDESRLENLNELISVASEFEEANPEGTLVEFLEQVSLVADADQIPDSDGGQGVVTLMTLHTAKGLEFPVVFLTAMEDGVFPHVRSLGEPKELEEERRLAYVGITRAQKRLYLTRAAVRSSWGSPSFNPASRFVNEVPGALIDWRTDPEKSAWSAATRREPARPAPARSGGAGGAGGRKVPSLSPGDRVTHDQFGLGTVVSVDGVAERTKVKVDFGSGGEKTLLLAYAPLEKL, encoded by the coding sequence TTGCTCGACGGCCTCAACCCGCAGCAGCGCGAGGCCGTGATCCATCATGGCAGCCCGCTGCTCATCGTGGCGGGAGCGGGGTCGGGCAAGACTAGGGTGCTCACCCACCGCATCGCCTACCTGCTGGCCGAGCGCGACGTGCACCCGGGCGAGATCCTGGCGATCACGTTCACCAACAAGGCCGCCAAGGAGATGAAGGAGCGCATCGACAAGCTCATCGGGCCGCGCTCGCGGGCCATGTGGGTGATGACGTTCCACAGCGCGTGCATGCGCATCCTGCGGCGCGAGGCCAAGCGGCTCGGGTTCCCCTCCAGCTTCTCGATCTACGACCAGGCCGACTCGCAGCGGCTGATGGCGATGGTCTGCCGCGAGATGGACCTCGACCCCAAGCGCTACCCGCCGCGCTCGTTCTCGGCGCAGGTCAGCAACTTCAAGAACGAGCTGATCGACTACGAGACGGCGCTCGACAAGGCGGGCTCGCACCTGGAGAAGACGCTCGCGCAGGCCTACAAGTCGTACCAGCTGAAGCTGACCGAGGCCGGCGCGATGGACTTCGACGACATCATCATGAACACGGTGACGTTGTTCCAGCTCTTCCCGGAGGTCGCCGAGCACTACCGGATGCGCTTCCGGCACGTGCTGGTCGACGAGTACCAGGACACCAACCACGCCCAGTACGTCCTGATCAGGGAGCTGGTGGGGCATCCCGAGCTGCGCACGGCCGACGGCGAGCAGGTGCGCTCCGGGGCCGACCAGTCCGAGCTGTGCGTGGTGGGCGACGCCGACCAGTCCATCTACGCCTTCCGCGGCGCGACGATCCGCAACATCCTGGAGTTCGAGCGCGACTACCCCGACGCCCGCACGATCCTGCTGGAGCAGAACTACCGCTCCACCCAGAACATCCTGGCCGCGGCCAACGCCGTCATCGCCCGCAACGAGTCGCGCAAGCCGAAGAACCTCTGGTCCGACCAGGGCGACGGCCCCAAGATCGTCGGCTACGTCGCCGACAACGAGCACGACGAGGCCATGTTCGTGGCCCAGGAGGTCGACCGGCTGAGCGACGAGGAGGACGTCAAGCCGGGCGAGGTGGCGGTCTTCTACCGCACCAACGCGGCCTCCCGGGTGTTCGAGGAGATCTTCATCCGCACCGGGCTGCCGTACAAGGTGGTCGGGGGCGTGCGCTTCTACGAGCGCAAGGAGGTCAAGGACCTGCTGGCCTACCTGCGGGTGCTGGCCAACCCGGGCGACGTGGTCTCGCTGCGGCGCATCCTCAACGTGCCCAAGCGGGGCATCGGCGAGCGGGCCGAGGCGATGGTGGAGGCGCTGGCCTCGCGCGAGCGCATCACGTACTGGGAGGCGCTGCGCCGGGCCGACGAGGCGTACGGCATGGCCACGCGCTCGCTCAACGCGGTGCGCGAGTTCGTCGCGATGCTGGAGGAGCTGATGGCCAAGGCGGCGGGCGTGCCGCCGTCGGCGCTGGCCGAGGAGGTGCTGGTGGCCACCGGCTACCGCGCCGAGCTGGAGGCGTCGGAGGACCCGCAGGACGAGTCCCGCCTGGAGAACCTCAACGAGCTGATCTCGGTGGCCTCGGAATTCGAGGAGGCCAACCCGGAGGGCACGCTGGTGGAGTTCCTGGAGCAGGTGTCGCTGGTGGCCGACGCCGACCAGATCCCCGACTCCGACGGCGGCCAGGGCGTCGTCACGCTGATGACGCTGCACACCGCCAAGGGGCTGGAGTTCCCGGTGGTGTTCCTGACGGCGATGGAGGACGGCGTGTTCCCGCACGTCCGCTCGCTCGGCGAGCCGAAGGAGCTGGAGGAGGAGCGGCGGCTGGCCTACGTCGGCATCACGCGGGCGCAGAAGCGGCTCTACCTGACGCGGGCGGCGGTGCGCAGCTCGTGGGGGTCGCCGTCGTTCAATCCCGCCTCGCGCTTCGTCAACGAGGTGCCGGGCGCGCTCATCGACTGGCGTACGGACCCGGAGAAGTCGGCGTGGAGCGCCGCCACCCGCAGGGAGCCCGCGCGACCGGCGCCGGCCAGGAGCGGCGGGGCCGGCGGGGCCGGCGGGCGCAAGGTGCCGTCGTTGTCGCCGGGCGACCGGGTGACGCACGACCAGTTCGGGCTGGGCACGGTGGTGTCGGTGGACGGCGTGGCCGAGCGGACCAAGGTCAAGGTCGACTTCGGCAGCGGCGGGGAGAAGACGTTGCTGCTGGCGTACGCGCCGCTGGAGAAGCTGTGA